In one window of Nocardia brasiliensis DNA:
- a CDS encoding ABC transporter ATP-binding protein — MHHDSVAVEAGNAFAVDQVSKLFFCGERPLWALRAVSLSIERGTVTAVVGPSGCGKSTLLRIFGGLDRPSSGTVVRQGDESDRPATAFVFQTSGVLPWLTVLENVLFGLSTRYGRNERLDIAREWIARTALSGFEDAYPYQLSGGMRQRVGIARAFATGSPCLLMDEPLGALDAQTRQLMQEELLTLCEAENKTVVLVTHALEEALLLGDRVVLMSARPGRVCAEIDVPFGRPRCPDVQRTKEFAELKGQLWDLLRREVDAKPARS, encoded by the coding sequence ATGCACCACGACAGTGTGGCCGTTGAGGCGGGAAACGCGTTCGCGGTCGACCAGGTTTCGAAGCTGTTCTTCTGCGGCGAAAGGCCGCTGTGGGCGCTGCGGGCGGTGTCGCTGAGCATAGAAAGGGGCACTGTCACCGCCGTCGTCGGTCCTTCCGGCTGTGGTAAGTCGACGTTGCTTCGGATCTTCGGCGGTCTGGACAGGCCGAGTTCGGGGACGGTGGTCCGGCAAGGCGACGAGAGCGATCGACCTGCCACTGCGTTCGTGTTCCAGACCTCGGGGGTGCTCCCCTGGCTCACCGTACTCGAGAACGTACTATTCGGGCTGTCCACGAGGTATGGCAGGAACGAACGTCTAGATATAGCCCGGGAATGGATCGCACGCACTGCGTTGTCCGGCTTCGAGGACGCCTATCCATATCAGTTGTCGGGTGGAATGCGACAACGTGTGGGAATCGCACGCGCATTCGCGACGGGGTCGCCGTGCCTATTGATGGACGAACCATTGGGGGCGCTAGACGCGCAAACCCGTCAGTTGATGCAGGAAGAGCTGCTGACGTTATGCGAGGCGGAGAATAAGACGGTTGTTCTGGTAACCCATGCGCTGGAGGAGGCACTGCTGCTCGGCGATCGTGTGGTGCTGATGTCGGCACGACCCGGTCGGGTGTGCGCAGAGATCGACGTACCGTTCGGACGGCCCCGTTGCCCGGATGTGCAGCGCACGAAGGAGTTCGCAGAGCTTAAGGGGCAGCTATGGGACCTCCTGCGCCGCGAGGTCGACGCGAAGCCTGCACGGTCATGA
- a CDS encoding helix-turn-helix domain-containing protein, with amino-acid sequence MNVSSLGMRLLLAGIEEAADAHELFAQTSARLRRIAPFDAAVWVATDPINGLTTAPVRVENLHEGGCGTYWESELFSEHVNLFRELAQAPVPVAGLRAATGDEPGMSPLYRNFMCPRGFDDELRAVLRVDGQPWGQLSLFRERGRKPFQDKDVALVSSLSSPMARRLRSFAQPLAATATGSGGEAPGMLLFDQQGGLVSINDEAQHLLSEMPPGPATTTPNGIEIPLPVWILSTAGRARSTGENSRIRIRTTTGRWLVCHASCLRDLTGAPGMTALVIEPATPAEVASLVVAAYELTRRELDVTELIARGRSTSEIAATLFLSTHTVRDHVKAIFDKVGVTSRGELIAKLFTDHYEPLAGAQTVRVFDGEKLA; translated from the coding sequence ATGAATGTGTCGTCGCTCGGGATGCGTCTGCTGCTGGCCGGAATCGAAGAGGCCGCCGACGCGCACGAGCTGTTCGCGCAAACCTCGGCGCGACTGCGCCGGATCGCGCCGTTCGACGCGGCAGTGTGGGTGGCGACCGATCCGATCAACGGGCTCACCACCGCACCGGTGCGCGTGGAGAACCTGCACGAGGGCGGATGCGGAACCTATTGGGAGTCAGAGCTTTTCTCCGAACACGTCAACCTGTTCCGCGAACTGGCGCAGGCGCCGGTCCCGGTCGCCGGTCTGCGCGCGGCGACCGGCGACGAACCGGGCATGAGCCCGCTGTATCGAAACTTCATGTGTCCGCGCGGGTTCGACGATGAGCTGCGGGCGGTGCTGCGGGTCGACGGGCAGCCGTGGGGACAACTGAGCCTGTTCCGCGAGCGCGGTCGAAAACCATTCCAGGACAAAGACGTAGCACTGGTGAGCAGTCTGTCCTCCCCGATGGCACGGCGACTGCGCAGTTTTGCCCAACCGCTCGCCGCCACCGCAACAGGCAGCGGGGGCGAAGCACCGGGCATGCTGCTGTTCGACCAGCAAGGCGGTCTCGTCTCGATCAACGACGAAGCACAGCACCTGCTCTCCGAGATGCCGCCGGGCCCCGCGACCACCACCCCGAACGGCATCGAAATACCGCTACCCGTCTGGATTCTCAGCACCGCGGGGCGCGCCCGCAGCACCGGCGAGAACTCCCGCATCCGCATCCGCACCACCACCGGACGCTGGCTGGTCTGCCACGCCTCCTGCCTCCGCGACCTCACCGGCGCACCGGGCATGACCGCACTCGTGATCGAACCCGCCACCCCCGCCGAGGTAGCGTCACTGGTGGTAGCCGCCTACGAACTGACCCGCCGCGAACTAGACGTCACCGAACTCATCGCCCGCGGCCGATCGACCAGCGAAATCGCCGCCACCCTGTTCCTGTCCACCCACACCGTGCGCGACCACGTGAAAGCGATCTTCGACAAGGTCGGCGTCACCAGCCGCGGCGAACTGATCGCCAAGTTGTTCACCGACCACTACGAGCCGCTGGCGGGCGCTCAGACGGTGCGGGTGTTCGACGGGGAAAAGCTTGCTTAG
- a CDS encoding winged helix-turn-helix transcriptional regulator has protein sequence MGEKRSGPYFCGIDAAMDVVGGKWKSLILWELENHEVRRFGELRRGLPGVSEKMLIQQLRELEQDAIVSREVYREVPPRVEYRLTELGAALNRALEPLGEWGKQRIDRIGAERVHPVRA, from the coding sequence ATGGGCGAGAAGAGGTCGGGGCCATACTTCTGCGGCATCGACGCCGCGATGGACGTGGTCGGCGGCAAATGGAAGTCGCTGATCCTGTGGGAGTTGGAGAACCACGAGGTCCGGCGCTTCGGCGAACTGCGCCGCGGGCTGCCCGGGGTCTCGGAGAAGATGTTGATCCAGCAGCTGCGCGAGCTGGAACAGGACGCGATCGTGAGTCGCGAGGTCTATCGCGAAGTGCCCCCGCGTGTCGAATATCGGCTCACGGAGCTCGGTGCGGCGCTCAACCGCGCACTCGAGCCGCTCGGCGAATGGGGTAAGCAGCGGATCGATCGGATCGGGGCGGAGCGCGTGCATCCGGTGCGTGCCTGA
- the bfr gene encoding bacterioferritin → MEGDKDIINVLNEQLTAELTAINQYFLHAKMQENWGFTKLAKHTRYESIDEMKHAEILTDRILFLDGLPNYQKLNPLRIGQTVPEQMKADLQIELEAVARLRGGIELMRSRGDVTSARIFEAILEDEEHHVDYLETELALLQTLGEQLYLQRYTDIPEGD, encoded by the coding sequence ATGGAAGGCGACAAGGACATCATCAATGTGCTCAACGAGCAACTGACCGCCGAACTCACCGCGATCAACCAGTACTTCCTACACGCCAAAATGCAGGAGAACTGGGGTTTCACCAAGCTCGCCAAGCACACCCGCTACGAGTCCATCGATGAGATGAAGCACGCGGAAATCCTCACCGACCGCATTCTCTTCCTCGATGGCCTGCCCAACTATCAGAAGCTGAATCCGCTGCGCATCGGCCAGACCGTGCCGGAACAAATGAAGGCCGACCTGCAGATCGAGCTCGAAGCCGTCGCGCGGCTGCGCGGCGGCATCGAGCTGATGCGCTCCCGCGGCGACGTGACCTCCGCGCGCATCTTCGAGGCGATCCTCGAGGACGAAGAGCACCACGTCGACTATCTCGAAACCGAACTCGCCCTGCTGCAGACGCTCGGCGAGCAGCTGTATCTGCAGCGCTACACCGACATTCCGGAAGGAGACTGA
- a CDS encoding LysR family transcriptional regulator, whose translation MEYFVWSVRLGSKTLAAKKFGVTPSAMSQQIGSLESVLDRKLYDRASGRTALTRFGSIFFQHASRVIDTFYETLSICRTFHDDLVTVGTTATLATQLIPPIVYRMHRERQIKRVSVESYPDIRSLCAALDRGAVDLAVGPLESPPTGRNVRTIGEEELVIACHRNRAASLEGSWPELAREAWVGYRAESDIDKIIRRESGRAGVAVRYVATGGDVPTALSLVAHGIGVTLVPKMALRGAWPMISAVELEIPIRRTISIQARDESPLVDRFLEIAGNGNLARKLVAIGLLKDSCAYPDRSTSVAR comes from the coding sequence ATGGAATACTTTGTGTGGTCAGTGCGGCTGGGCTCCAAGACTCTTGCTGCGAAAAAGTTCGGCGTCACCCCGTCGGCCATGTCACAGCAGATAGGCTCCCTCGAGTCGGTACTGGACAGGAAGCTATACGATCGAGCGTCGGGCCGAACCGCTTTGACCAGATTCGGAAGCATATTCTTTCAGCATGCTTCCAGGGTTATCGACACTTTCTACGAAACGCTATCGATATGCCGGACATTCCACGATGATTTAGTAACCGTTGGAACCACAGCCACCTTGGCTACGCAGCTTATCCCTCCAATAGTTTACCGGATGCACCGAGAGCGGCAGATCAAAAGAGTCTCGGTCGAGTCCTATCCCGATATCCGATCACTTTGCGCTGCACTCGATCGCGGTGCGGTGGATCTCGCCGTCGGACCGCTGGAGTCGCCGCCCACTGGCAGAAATGTCCGCACAATTGGCGAAGAGGAGCTTGTTATCGCCTGCCATCGAAACCGGGCGGCAAGCCTGGAGGGGTCGTGGCCAGAGCTTGCGCGAGAGGCATGGGTGGGATATCGCGCCGAATCGGATATCGACAAGATAATAAGAAGGGAGTCCGGGCGCGCAGGGGTGGCGGTACGATACGTCGCTACGGGGGGAGATGTCCCTACGGCCCTGAGTTTAGTGGCACACGGGATCGGGGTAACGCTGGTACCGAAGATGGCGCTCCGGGGTGCTTGGCCGATGATTTCAGCTGTCGAATTGGAAATCCCAATTCGCCGGACGATATCGATACAGGCACGAGATGAATCACCGCTGGTGGACAGGTTCCTAGAAATTGCCGGAAATGGGAATCTCGCTCGTAAACTCGTCGCGATCGGGCTACTGAAGGACTCCTGCGCCTATCCCGACCGCTCGACGTCGGTAGCACGATAA
- a CDS encoding (2Fe-2S)-binding protein, producing MYVCICNAVSEADVHSCVAAGAVTVKQVKAVCGWKPGCGSCTRRLVDAIGQARTNGSAEAPAA from the coding sequence GTGTACGTCTGTATCTGCAACGCCGTCTCCGAGGCGGACGTGCACAGCTGCGTCGCTGCTGGTGCTGTGACCGTAAAGCAGGTGAAAGCGGTCTGCGGCTGGAAGCCCGGCTGCGGCAGCTGCACTCGACGACTCGTCGATGCGATCGGACAGGCTCGCACGAACGGTTCGGCCGAGGCGCCCGCCGCCTGA
- a CDS encoding ABC transporter substrate-binding protein, producing the protein MREQLRRALYVVVVSIFGVSLILTACGGRSTVTGGNRVTVAVVPATIFAPLYVARAKGYFEAEGITVDLQKVKTGQDAVGPAASGKVDVVVAGFSAGMFSAIASGLDLKVVGSMGIAPGDATASPSALEASTRLRDVVTTPADLRGRKVAIAGGPGSAGGFHLATMLQSSGLSLNDVQIVNLGIPDMQAALASGSVDAALVAAPFTTRMENEDVANPLAVPPKGSSASGVIYSGAFAHRSASQRFFNALVRASRDLQDDGAQSEEVLQILAEATGQDIAVLRATPPYSWLPDLAPLLDQLDRQQQVYRSAGLMHIDTPLSPEALVDFSFAREAARR; encoded by the coding sequence ATGAGAGAACAACTACGTCGCGCTCTCTACGTTGTTGTCGTATCCATTTTCGGCGTATCCCTCATTCTCACCGCGTGCGGAGGCCGAAGCACAGTTACGGGAGGTAACAGGGTCACCGTCGCCGTTGTACCGGCGACTATTTTCGCTCCATTATATGTGGCGCGAGCAAAGGGCTACTTCGAAGCCGAAGGCATCACCGTCGACTTGCAGAAAGTGAAGACCGGTCAGGACGCGGTCGGGCCAGCCGCGAGCGGCAAGGTGGACGTCGTCGTGGCCGGGTTCTCAGCCGGCATGTTCAGTGCGATCGCAAGCGGCCTCGACCTGAAGGTCGTCGGCTCCATGGGCATAGCCCCCGGCGACGCGACGGCTTCCCCAAGCGCGCTGGAAGCGTCTACGAGGCTGCGCGATGTGGTGACCACGCCCGCCGATCTTCGAGGGAGAAAAGTCGCGATCGCGGGCGGGCCGGGGTCCGCGGGTGGATTCCATCTCGCAACAATGTTGCAGTCGTCCGGATTATCGTTGAACGATGTCCAGATTGTGAACCTGGGCATCCCGGATATGCAGGCTGCGCTGGCCAGTGGCAGCGTCGATGCTGCACTCGTAGCCGCCCCGTTTACCACACGAATGGAGAACGAGGATGTGGCCAACCCGCTTGCGGTTCCGCCGAAGGGCTCATCGGCCAGCGGCGTGATCTACAGCGGCGCGTTCGCCCATCGTTCTGCGTCTCAGCGATTCTTCAACGCGCTGGTTCGCGCCAGCCGGGACCTCCAAGATGATGGGGCTCAGTCTGAAGAGGTTTTACAGATTCTCGCCGAGGCGACAGGTCAGGACATCGCTGTACTTCGAGCCACTCCCCCCTACAGCTGGCTGCCCGACCTCGCTCCACTACTCGACCAACTCGACAGACAGCAGCAGGTGTATCGGTCGGCCGGACTCATGCACATTGACACACCGCTGAGCCCGGAAGCCTTGGTGGATTTCTCGTTTGCTCGGGAAGCAGCCAGAAGATGA
- a CDS encoding NCS1 family nucleobase:cation symporter-1 yields the protein MDVSTSRTDSGEVAESSEPEQFLRSDGRVELADWAVLDDPAVVNDDLRPVPLARRRWTTYDFMALWVGMAHNVASWTLASGLIAVGMNWVQAVGTIAFANILVLVPMLLTGHAGTKYGIPFPVFARASFGVRGANLPALVRAAVACAWFGIQSWIGGEAIFVLTGKLFGDSWLHAGLFGGYPWTQWMSFALFWVLEVAIVMRGMEALRRFESWAAPLVVVGAAVLLIWIAVRAGGFGPLVREPSELGWGREFWKVLCPSLMAVVGSWSTLSLNMPDFTRFGDSQRAQMRGQALGLPTTMTLFAVLAVLVTSGTQVVYGEPIWDPVQVSAKMDSAVGTLFALTVVLIATLSVNIPANIISSAYDLANLAPKAIGFRTGALITSIAGVLIMPWKLIADPHTYIYTWLHVVGSLLGTVAGVLIADYWLVRRTRLVVADLYRRRGRYWYVGGWNWRATLAFALGGLLAIGGSYSTIIDDVAQGPFPSDGFIPALRPLADYGWAVGLGSALLIYLLLARPGRRHSAPARRANGRAGK from the coding sequence ATGGACGTCAGCACCTCGCGGACCGATTCCGGGGAAGTAGCCGAATCATCTGAACCAGAACAGTTTCTGCGATCCGATGGTCGCGTGGAGCTGGCCGATTGGGCGGTTCTCGATGATCCAGCGGTCGTCAACGACGACCTACGTCCAGTCCCACTCGCACGACGACGCTGGACCACCTACGACTTCATGGCGTTGTGGGTAGGTATGGCTCACAATGTTGCGTCTTGGACGCTGGCCTCCGGCTTGATCGCAGTCGGCATGAACTGGGTGCAGGCGGTTGGGACCATCGCATTCGCCAATATTCTTGTCTTAGTGCCTATGCTGCTTACTGGGCATGCCGGAACGAAGTACGGGATCCCATTCCCGGTTTTTGCGCGGGCGAGTTTCGGGGTGCGCGGGGCTAACCTGCCTGCGTTGGTTCGCGCGGCGGTGGCGTGCGCCTGGTTCGGCATCCAGTCCTGGATCGGCGGCGAGGCGATCTTTGTACTTACTGGGAAGCTCTTCGGCGACAGCTGGTTACACGCTGGTCTATTCGGCGGATACCCGTGGACGCAGTGGATGTCTTTCGCGCTGTTCTGGGTGCTCGAGGTGGCCATCGTAATGCGCGGAATGGAGGCCCTACGGCGTTTCGAAAGTTGGGCGGCACCGCTGGTGGTCGTCGGTGCGGCGGTGTTGCTGATATGGATCGCGGTGCGGGCCGGCGGATTCGGTCCGCTGGTGCGTGAACCGTCTGAACTGGGGTGGGGCCGAGAGTTCTGGAAAGTGTTGTGTCCGTCGCTGATGGCTGTAGTGGGATCGTGGTCCACGTTGTCGCTCAATATGCCCGACTTCACGCGGTTCGGTGACAGCCAACGCGCTCAGATGCGCGGGCAGGCGTTGGGACTGCCGACCACCATGACGCTGTTCGCGGTTCTAGCAGTGTTGGTGACCTCCGGCACTCAGGTCGTATATGGCGAACCGATCTGGGATCCGGTTCAGGTATCGGCGAAGATGGACTCGGCTGTCGGCACCCTGTTTGCTTTGACGGTCGTGCTGATAGCAACACTGTCGGTGAATATCCCCGCTAATATCATCAGTTCGGCCTACGACCTCGCCAACCTGGCGCCGAAGGCCATCGGCTTCCGTACCGGAGCGCTCATAACCTCTATAGCCGGTGTGCTGATCATGCCATGGAAACTCATCGCCGATCCGCATACCTACATCTACACTTGGCTCCACGTTGTCGGCAGTCTGCTGGGTACGGTCGCGGGTGTCCTGATCGCTGACTACTGGCTCGTCCGCCGCACGCGCCTCGTCGTCGCCGACCTGTATCGCCGCCGCGGCCGCTATTGGTATGTGGGCGGCTGGAATTGGCGTGCCACACTGGCCTTTGCGCTCGGCGGCCTGCTCGCCATCGGCGGCTCCTATTCGACGATCATTGACGATGTCGCACAAGGCCCATTCCCCTCAGATGGGTTCATACCCGCCCTGCGGCCCCTCGCCGACTATGGCTGGGCCGTCGGTCTCGGCTCTGCCCTGCTGATCTATCTCCTTCTGGCCCGGCCGGGGCGTCGACATTCGGCTCCGGCCCGCCGCGCGAATGGGCGAGCGGGCAAATAA
- a CDS encoding FAD/NAD(P)-binding protein: MDLGIIGAGAAAVGLLDALAETPGTPGRITVFDGSAAVWRGRAYQADIEAVRVNAPPALMSVRANDRAHYERWLQNRPDASRYLDEGLGQPLVPRGVYGEYLEQTARTAIDRLRRLGWQVSVVNSRVVGFSRADGHAVLHTAADGDHRVDRAVLSVGSGRPRDHYGLTGAPGYVNEPYPMGDSVSGIPADAHVAVIGSGLTAVDTAVALAANGHTGPISLLSRTGMLPFVQQRPLPLAPQHLTAANGARMAAAGVVSLRELADLMRAELADLGQDFDSFAAEIRGTEDPVTRLRRQLTELDSPHLGRRLLTMAIRLLGPIVWPVLAEPDRTMLRTEYFRTISSLSSPMVPHNAKIVLRLIDSGQLKLRAGLGKIEARAGGGFTVHDGAEWHADAVFNAVNPPAYTTPQETEPLISALLAGGAAESAVAGGVRAESGTRRLLVAGRPDPTWHVLGNLAADSMFIATNPPGLAVEAAGLARHLVASASQDGPATGPCGQKVLPIR; this comes from the coding sequence ATGGATCTCGGCATCATCGGGGCGGGCGCGGCGGCCGTCGGACTGCTCGACGCGCTCGCGGAAACACCGGGTACGCCCGGCCGGATCACGGTGTTCGATGGCTCGGCCGCGGTGTGGCGCGGCAGGGCGTATCAGGCCGACATCGAGGCGGTCCGGGTGAACGCCCCGCCGGCGCTGATGTCGGTGCGCGCCAACGACCGCGCGCATTACGAACGGTGGCTGCAGAACCGCCCCGACGCGTCCCGGTATCTCGATGAGGGGCTCGGGCAGCCGCTGGTCCCGCGCGGCGTGTACGGGGAGTATCTGGAGCAGACCGCCAGGACCGCGATCGACCGGCTGCGCCGCCTCGGCTGGCAGGTCAGCGTGGTGAACTCACGGGTGGTCGGGTTCTCCCGCGCCGACGGCCACGCGGTATTGCACACCGCCGCCGACGGCGATCACAGGGTGGACCGCGCGGTGCTCAGTGTCGGAAGTGGCCGTCCCCGCGACCATTATGGCCTGACCGGTGCGCCGGGGTACGTCAACGAGCCATATCCGATGGGCGACAGCGTTTCCGGGATACCGGCCGATGCGCACGTCGCGGTCATCGGCAGCGGATTGACGGCCGTCGACACTGCGGTGGCCCTCGCGGCCAACGGTCATACCGGCCCGATCAGCCTGCTTTCCCGCACCGGCATGCTCCCGTTCGTCCAGCAGCGGCCGCTACCGCTCGCGCCGCAACACCTCACCGCGGCGAACGGAGCGCGGATGGCCGCGGCCGGCGTGGTGTCACTGCGTGAGTTGGCCGACCTCATGCGGGCCGAACTAGCCGATCTGGGACAGGATTTCGATTCGTTCGCCGCGGAGATCCGCGGCACCGAGGACCCCGTCACCCGGTTGCGCCGCCAGTTGACCGAGCTCGACAGCCCGCACCTGGGCCGCCGGCTGCTCACCATGGCGATCCGGCTGCTCGGTCCGATCGTCTGGCCCGTGCTGGCAGAGCCGGATCGGACCATGCTGCGCACCGAATACTTCCGCACCATCAGCAGTCTGAGCTCACCGATGGTGCCGCACAACGCGAAAATCGTGCTGCGGCTGATCGATTCGGGCCAGCTGAAGCTTCGCGCCGGACTCGGCAAGATCGAGGCGCGCGCAGGCGGCGGCTTCACCGTGCACGACGGCGCCGAATGGCACGCGGACGCCGTGTTCAACGCCGTCAACCCGCCTGCCTACACCACACCGCAGGAGACCGAACCACTGATCAGCGCGCTATTGGCCGGTGGCGCAGCCGAATCGGCTGTCGCCGGGGGAGTGCGTGCGGAATCCGGTACCCGACGCCTGCTCGTCGCGGGCCGCCCCGACCCGACCTGGCACGTCCTGGGCAACCTGGCCGCCGACTCGATGTTCATCGCCACCAATCCGCCGGGCCTCGCCGTGGAAGCCGCAGGGCTCGCCCGGCACTTGGTGGCGTCCGCGTCACAGGATGGGCCGGCAACTGGACCTTGCGGACAAAAAGTGTTACCAATTAGGTGA
- a CDS encoding ABC transporter permease, whose amino-acid sequence MSWTAESDGSAQVVILAEARRRRRLRRREITLAFLTPALALTAWQLAARADLIDAVIFPPPSRILARATDMIASGELLGDLSATVIRLLSGYVPAAVAGTLVGLGMGAWRLLGAALTPLFTALYALPKIAVLPLLLLVFGLGNTPKILAVAITVFFVTQINAQAAMREVDTGALELAECYRVRGWRRFRLVVMPACLPQICTGLRVAVGLGVVVAIAVEFVASDGGVGYLIWNSWQLFQPERMYVGLLTAAVLGATLTGIVSVGGWLAMPWRRASTARSVETDPIESKETPL is encoded by the coding sequence ATGAGCTGGACCGCGGAATCTGACGGTTCGGCGCAGGTGGTAATACTCGCCGAGGCGCGCCGTCGGCGCCGGCTTCGCCGCCGCGAGATCACGTTGGCTTTTCTGACTCCAGCGCTCGCCCTGACCGCCTGGCAGTTGGCCGCGCGTGCCGACCTGATTGACGCTGTGATCTTTCCGCCACCGAGTCGTATCCTCGCCCGGGCGACCGACATGATCGCCTCTGGCGAGTTGCTGGGTGATCTGTCCGCAACCGTGATCCGGTTGCTCAGCGGCTACGTCCCGGCTGCCGTGGCCGGCACCCTGGTCGGGTTGGGAATGGGGGCCTGGCGTCTGTTGGGTGCCGCGCTCACGCCGTTGTTCACCGCACTGTATGCCTTGCCCAAGATCGCCGTATTACCGTTGCTGCTGCTGGTATTCGGGTTAGGGAATACTCCGAAAATTCTTGCGGTGGCGATCACGGTCTTCTTCGTCACCCAGATCAATGCGCAGGCAGCCATGCGAGAGGTCGACACTGGCGCGCTGGAGTTGGCCGAGTGCTACCGGGTGCGGGGGTGGCGGCGTTTTCGGCTGGTTGTCATGCCCGCGTGCCTGCCCCAGATCTGCACTGGACTTCGGGTCGCCGTTGGGCTCGGCGTGGTTGTCGCGATCGCTGTCGAGTTCGTCGCCTCTGACGGAGGAGTTGGCTACCTGATTTGGAACAGCTGGCAGCTGTTCCAGCCGGAACGAATGTATGTGGGGTTGCTGACCGCTGCGGTGCTTGGCGCAACGCTGACCGGAATCGTCTCGGTGGGCGGGTGGCTGGCGATGCCGTGGCGGCGTGCGTCCACCGCCAGGTCAGTGGAAACAGATCCGATCGAGAGTAAGGAAACACCGCTATGA
- a CDS encoding NAD(P)-dependent oxidoreductase, with translation MAEPTNTPVTVLGLGAMGQALAAALRKGDRPTVVWNRTPGKDADLVAAGAERAATVAEAIETEGPIIAVLLDHASVHETLDPVAAELHGKQLINLTSTAPDEARELAAWAAEHGIDYLDGGIMAVPQMIGLPGASILYSGSRTVYDANLTTLQLFATAEYFGADAGLASTYDFALLAGMYTMFGGFLHGAAMMRSVGVSATDFADRAARWVSAMTQSLPAFGALIDAGDYTDPTQTISFHKAAIDAITRATRDAGVTTDFIAPLKTLIDRQVADGHGAADLARTVKELH, from the coding sequence ATGGCGGAACCCACGAACACCCCCGTGACAGTCCTCGGCCTCGGCGCGATGGGCCAGGCCCTGGCCGCCGCCCTGCGCAAGGGTGACCGGCCCACCGTGGTGTGGAATCGGACCCCCGGCAAGGACGCCGACCTCGTCGCCGCGGGCGCCGAACGCGCCGCCACCGTCGCCGAAGCGATCGAAACCGAAGGCCCGATCATCGCAGTCTTGCTCGACCACGCCTCCGTGCACGAAACCCTCGACCCCGTCGCCGCCGAACTCCACGGCAAACAACTCATCAATCTGACCAGCACCGCCCCCGACGAGGCTCGCGAACTGGCCGCATGGGCCGCCGAACACGGCATCGACTACCTCGACGGCGGCATCATGGCCGTGCCCCAGATGATCGGCCTGCCTGGCGCGTCCATCCTCTACAGCGGCTCCCGCACCGTCTACGATGCCAACCTCACCACCCTCCAATTGTTCGCCACCGCAGAATATTTCGGTGCCGACGCCGGCCTCGCCTCGACCTACGACTTCGCCCTGCTCGCCGGCATGTACACCATGTTCGGCGGCTTCCTGCACGGCGCGGCCATGATGCGATCCGTCGGCGTCTCCGCGACAGACTTCGCCGACCGCGCCGCGCGCTGGGTCAGCGCCATGACCCAATCCCTGCCCGCCTTCGGCGCCCTCATCGACGCGGGCGACTACACCGACCCCACCCAAACCATCTCCTTCCACAAGGCCGCCATCGACGCCATCACCCGAGCCACCCGCGACGCCGGCGTCACCACCGACTTCATCGCACCCCTCAAAACCCTTATCGACCGCCAAGTGGCCGACGGCCACGGCGCCGCCGACCTGGCCCGCACCGTAAAAGAGCTCCACTGA